A stretch of Triticum aestivum cultivar Chinese Spring chromosome 1D, IWGSC CS RefSeq v2.1, whole genome shotgun sequence DNA encodes these proteins:
- the LOC123162122 gene encoding coniferyl alcohol acyltransferase-like translates to MVTANAIGSGDLSIRVLSRRLVKASDPSTKPHVAAFSNLDLYPGNEQASIVCLYPKLPNAGDFPAVVATFDSILPSLLNDFYHFAGRIRTNPSSGLPELLCDNQGAELVVGEAGVAMASLDYGLAEQSLKKIMLPYAEDVTLSVQLLSFACGGFSVVWATNNLVCDGQAFTMFVRRWSELARTGRIVDGPPNHDRSVFSPRRPPSYGASIRDMFATYDHDRLVNVLTAHDSFVERLYYIEASDIAALREAASSKLQRPSRVQAVSAYLWKALARVVAASRVPEERCCMGWMVDARRRVKAPELVRAMGNYFGNVTAYALGEAAVEEIQEKELSEVAAMVRETITSIDYDEYTQELVDWVEEHKTERLMEKGVIGLGTPTLNQTVFASFPLDTDFGFGHAVLAMPMCDYGRLSSGYLSIGARPGGDGSWLVNAYIWPRLAAALESDQQRIFKPLTAEYLGLV, encoded by the coding sequence ATGGTAACTGCTAATGCTATTGGCTCCGGCGACCTGAGCATCCGTGTCCTGAGTCGCCGCCTTGTCAAGGCCTCCGACCCATCTACCAAGCCGCACGTAGCCGCCTTCTCGAACCTCGACCTCTACCCTGGCAACGAGCAGGCCTCGATAGTATGCCTCTACCCCAAGCTCCCAAACGCCGGTGACTTCCCGGCGGTTGTAGCCACCTTCGACTCCATCCTCCCGTCGTTGCTCAACGACTTCTACCATTTCGCCGGGCGCATCCGCACCAACCCAAGCTCCGGCCTCCCCGAGCTGCTCTGCGACAACCAAGGCGCAGAGCTGGTGGTCGGCGAGGCCGGTGTCGCCATGGCCAGCCTGGACTACGGCCTGGCGGAGCAGTCGTTGAAGAAGATAATGCTTCCGTACGCCGAGGACGTCACGCTCTCGGTTCAGCTGCTCTCCTTCGCCTGTGGCGGCTTCTCCGTCGTGTGGGCGACCAACAACCTTGTGTGTGACGGCCAAGCCTTCACCATGTTCGTCAGGAGGTGGTCCGAGCTCGCCCGAACTGGGCGCATCGTCGACGGACCGCCCAACCATGACCGCTCGGTGTTCAGCCCTCGCAGGCCGCCGTCGTACGGAGCCTCGATCAGGGACATGTTCGCGACGTACGACCATGACCGGCTGGTGAACGTGCTGACGGCGCACGACAGCTTCGTCGAGCGCCTCTACTACATCGAGGCGAGCGACATCGCTGCCCTGCGGGAGGCGGCAAGCAGCAAGCTCCAGCGCCCGTCGCGCGTCCAGGCGGTGTCCGCGTACCTGTGGAAGGCCCTCGCCCGCGTGGTGGCCGCGTCCCGCGTGCCGGAGGAGCGCTGCTGCATGGGGTGGATGGTGGACGCGCGGCGGCGGGTGAAGGCGCCGGAGCTCGTCCGGGCGATGGGCAACTACTTCGGCAACGTTACGGCCTACGCTCTCGGGGAGGCAGCCGTTGAGGAGATACAGGAGAAGGAGCTGTCGGAGGTggcggccatggtgcgggagaccATCACGTCTATCGACTACGATGAGTACACCCAGGAGCTGGTGGACTGGGTGGAGGAGCACAAGACAGAGAGGCTGATGGAGAAGGGCGTCATCGGGCTCGGTACGCCCACCTTGAACCAGACGGTGTTCGCGTCGTTCCCGCTCGACACCGACTTCGGCTTCGGCCATGCCGTGCTGGCAATGCCCATGTGCGACTACGGGAGGCTCAGCTCGGGGTACCTGTCGATCGGAGCTCGGCCGGGAGGCGACGGCTCCTGGCTGGTCAACGCCTACATATGGCCTCGCCTCGCGGCGGCGCTTGAGTCGGACCAGCAGCGCATCTTCAAGCCTCTCACGGCGGAGTATCTAGGGCTCGTCTAG